A region of Diospyros lotus cultivar Yz01 chromosome 3, ASM1463336v1, whole genome shotgun sequence DNA encodes the following proteins:
- the LOC127797381 gene encoding heat shock cognate 70 kDa protein-like, translating into MAGNNGVGPAIGIDLGTTYSCVGVWRHNRVEIIVNDQGNRTTPSYVAFTATDRLIGDGAKNQVARNPTNTIFDAKRLIGRRFSDECVQSDMKLWPFKVVAGPGDKPMIEVSHKDERRQFAAEEISSMVLMKMREAAEAFLGSTVKNVVITVPAYFNNSQRQATKDAGVVSGLNVMSILNEPTAAAIAYGLEMEIGSDGYKNVLIFDLGGGTFDVSLLTMKQGVFEVKATAGDTRLGGEDFDNRMVNYFVEEFKRKMKKDITGNPRALRRLRTACEKAKRDLSSTAQTTIEIDCLYEGIDFSTTITRAKFEEFNMDLFKICMDLVKNCLTDANLDKSNIHDVVLVGGSTRIPKVQEMLQDFFDGKELCKSINPDEAVAYGAAIHASVLDVNTTDKVHDVVLLDVTPLSLGVGLHSGFMSVVIPRNTRTPTKMEAEFTTAKDNQTSILFDVYEGERTRANDNNFLGKFTLAGVPPAPVRAPKINVCFEIDANGILHVLAEDKGTGQVSKITISNVDGRLSKAEIDRMVEDAEKYKAEDEELKKKIEAKNALESYVYKLRNAIEDQMIIAKLSLDDKKTIENAIEETIQWLAANQSVKVDEFEEKMHYLEKIWNPIVTKIYI; encoded by the exons atggccgGAAATAATGGAGTGGGGCCGGCGATCGGGATCGATCTGGGGACGACGTACTCGTGCGTCGGCGTGTGGCGGCACAACCGGGTGGAGATCATAGTCAACGACCAGGGTAACCGGACTACGCCGTCGTACGTGGCGTTCACCGCCACGGATCGGCTCATCGGCGACGGCGCCAAGAATCAGGTGGCCAGGAACCCCACCAACACTATCTTCG ATGCAAAGCGATTGATCGGTCGAAGATTTAGTGATGAGTGTGTGCAGAGTGACATGAAGCTCTGGCCTTTTAAAGTTGTAGCTGGTCCAGGGGACAAACCCATGATTGAGGTGAGCCACAAGGATGAGCGTAGGCAATTCGCTGCAGAGGAGATATCATCAATGGTACTCATGAAAATGCGAGAGGCTGCAGaggcctttcttggatcaactGTAAAGAATGTTGTTATCACCGTTCCTGCCTATTTCAACAATTCACAGCGCCAAGCTACCAAGGATGCAGGCGTCGTCTCTGGCTTGAACGTCATGAGCATCCTAAATGAGCCCACTGCTGCTGCCATTGCCTACGGCTTGGAAATGGAAATCGGCAGTGATGGCTACAAAAACGTGCTCATCTTTGATCTCGGTGGCGGTACATTTGATGTCTCGCTTCTGACGATGAAGCAGGGTGTCTTTGAAGTGAAGGCCACTGCCGGCGACACTCGTCTTGGAGGAGAAGACTTTGACAATAGAATGGTGAACTACTTTGTTGAGGAGTTcaagaggaagatgaagaaggaCATAACTGGGAACCCTAGAGCTCTGCGAAGACTTAGGACTGCTTGTGAAAAAGCCAAGAGGGATCTCTCGTCGACTGCTCAAACCACCATCGAGATCGATTGTCTGTATGAAGGTATCGATTTCTCCACTACCATTACTCGTGCTAAATTCGAAGAATTCAACATGGATCTCTTCAAGATTTGTATGGATCTGGTTAAGAATTGTTTAACAGATGCCAATCTGGACAAAAGCAACATCCATGATGTTGTCCTTGTGGGTGGCTCCACGAGAATTCCAAAAGTGCAGGAGATGCTACAAGATTTCTTCGATGGGAAGGAACTATGCAAAAGTATAAACCCAGATGAGGCAGTTGCCTACGGTGCTGCCATTCATGCCTCCGTTTTGGATGTAAACACTACTGATAAGGTTCATGACGTAGTACTGTTGGACGTAACCCCGCTGTCTCTTGGCGTGGGGTTGCATAGTGGCTTTATGTCTGTTGTGATTCCGAGAAACACTCGTACTCCCACCAAGATGGAGGCTGAGTTCACTACAGCAAAAGATAACCAGACCAGCATTTTATTTGATGTCTACGAGGGTGAGAGAACACGAGCTAACGACAACAATTTTCTCGGCAAATTCACCCTTGCTGGCGTCCCTCCTGCTCCGGTTCGTGCTCCTAAGATCaatgtctgttttgagattgaTGCAAATGGCATCTTGCATGTCTTGGCTGAGGACAAGGGAACTGGGCAGGTGAGCAAAATCACCATTAGCAATGTAGATGGAAGATTGTCCAAAGCAGAGATAGATAGAATGGTGGAGGATGCCGAGAAGTACAAGGCCGAAGATGAGGAACTCAAAAAGAAGATTGAAGCTAAGAATGCTCTTGAGTCCTATGTGTACAAGCTAAGAAATGCTATTGAGGATCAGATGATCATTGCCAAGTTATCGCTAGATGACAAGAAGACGATAGAAAATGCAATTGAGGAAACCATTCAGTGGCTCGCTGCCAACCAGTCGGTAAAGGTAGATGAGTTTGAAGAAAAGATGcattatttggaaaaaatttgGAATCCCATTGTCACCAAGATTTACATATGA
- the LOC127797379 gene encoding heat shock cognate 70 kDa protein-like has translation MAGNGGGPAIGIDLGTTYSCVGVWRQRHERVEIIVNDQGNRTTPSYVAFTAAERLIGEGAKNQVAVNPTNTIFDAKRLIGRRFNDESVQSDMKVWPFKVVAGQGDKPMIEVTYKDKQKQFAAEEISSMVLLKMREIAEAFLGSTVKDAVVTVPAYFNDSQRQATKDAGLIAGLNVMSILNEPTAAAIAYGLEMNAGSDMDKNVLIFDLGGGTFDVSLLTMKQGVFEVKATTGDTHLGGEDFDNRMVNYFAEEFKRRQKKNIIGSPKALRRLKTACERAKRHLSLTTQTTIEIDCLFEGIDFSTTVTRARFEDLNMDLFKMCMKQVDKCLTDANVSKSSIHDVVLVGGSTRIPKVQQMLQDLFNGKELCKSINPDEAVAYGAAVRAAILGGNATEKIHDLLLLDVTPLSLGTSVLDGVMSVVVPRNASIPIKKEQGFTTVKDNQASILIDVYQGERTRVSDNHLLGEFVFANIPPAPAGTPQINVCFEIDANGILHVSAEDKATSQTGGITITNENARLSKAEIDRMLQEAVKYRAEDEELKKKMEAKNALEVYVYKLKDAILDQNITTKLSPAQKRETEDAIEEAIQWLDCSRFSEVLEFEEKQHYLENIWNPIITKIYK, from the exons ATGGCCGGGAATGGAGGGGGTCCGGCGATCGGAATCGATCTGGGCACGACCTACTCTTGCGTGGGAGTGTGGCGGCAGCGGCACGAACGGGTGGAGATCATAGTGAACGACCAGGGCAACAGGACGACTCCGTCGTACGTGGCGTTCACCGCTGCGGAACGTCTCATCGGCGAGGGCGCCAAGAATCAGGTCGCCGTGAACCCCACCAACACCATCTTCG ACGCTAAACGATTGATTGGTCGGAGATTTAATGATGAGTCAGTGCAAAGTGACATGAAAGTCTGGCCTTTCAAAGTTGTAGCTGGTCAAGGGGATAAGCCCATGATCGAGGTCACCTACAAAGATAAGCAGAAGCAATTTGCTGCGGAGGAGATATCATCAATGGTGCTCCTGAAGATGCGGGAGATTGCAGaggcctttcttggatcaactGTAAAGGACGCGGTTGTCACTGTTCCGGCCTACTTCAATGACTCACAGCGCCAGGCCACCAAGGATGCTGGACTTATTGCTGGCTTGAATGTCATGAGCATCTTAAATGAGCCCACTGCTGCTGCCATTGCCTATGGGTTGGAAATGAATGCGGGTAGTGATATGGACAAAAATGTGCTTATCTTCGATCTTGGTGGGGGGACTTTTGATGTCTCGCTTCTGACTATGAAGCAGGGTGTTTTTGAAGTGAAGGCCACAACAGGTGACACTCACCTTGGAGGAGAAGACTTTGATAATAGAATGGTGAACTATTTCGCTGAGGAGTTCAAGAGGAGGCAAAAGAAGAACATAATAGGAAGCCCCAAAGCTCTTCGGAGGCTAAAGACTGCTTGTGAGAGAGCCAAAAGGCATCTCTCATTGACTACACAAACCACCATTGAGATCGATTGTCTATTCGAGGGTATTGACTTCTCCACAACAGTTACTCGTGCTAGATTTGAGGATCTCAACATGGATCTCTTCAAGATGTGTATGAAGCAGGTTGATAAATGTTTAACGGATGCCAATGTGAGCAAAAGCAGCATCCACGATGTTGTCCTTGTTGGTGGCTCTACAAGAATTCCCAAGGTGCAGCAGATGTTGCAGGATTTATTCAACGGGAAGGAACTATGCAAGAGTATCAACCCTGATGAGGCTGTTGCCTATGGTGCTGCTGTTCGAGCTGCAATTTTGGGTGGAAACGCTACCGAGAAAATCCATGACCTACTATTATTGGATGTTACCCCTCTGTCTCTCGGCACGTCAGTGCTTGATGGTGTTATGTCAGTTGTGGTTCCGAGAAACGCTAGTATTCCCATCAAGAAGGAGCAAGGGTTCACTACCGTGAAGGATAACCAGGCTAGTATCTTGATTGATGTGTACCAGGGTGAGAGAACAAGAGTTAGCGACAATCATTTGCTCGGTGAATTCGTCTTTGCCAATATTCCTCCTGCCCCCGCAGGTACTCCTCAGATCaatgtctgttttgagattgaTGCAAATGGTATCCTACACGTCTCCGCTGAGGACAAGGCAACTAGTCAGACAGGAGGGATCACCATCACCAATGAAAATGCGAGATTGTCAAAAGCAGAGATTGATAGAATGTTACAGGAGGCGGTGAAGTACAGGGCTGAAGATGAGGAGctcaagaagaagatggaagctAAGAATGCTCTCGAGGTCTATGTGTACAAGCTCAAAGATGCTATCCTGGATCAAAATATTACTACCAAACTGTCACCAGCTCAAAAGCGGGAGACGGAAGATGCAATCGAGGAGGCCATTCAGTGGCTGGATTGCAGCCGATTTTCAGAAGTAttggaatttgaagaaaagCAGCATTATCTGGAAAACATTTGGAACCCTATTATCACCAAGATTTACAAGTGA